One stretch of Oncorhynchus clarkii lewisi isolate Uvic-CL-2024 chromosome 3, UVic_Ocla_1.0, whole genome shotgun sequence DNA includes these proteins:
- the LOC139397796 gene encoding xin actin-binding repeat-containing protein 2-like isoform X2: protein MEESEVCSVPGGLAGIRAQFETQETATSHNVTQFLFRHREVQEVELNSELTMMSSSREVIPASQQAISHQDEQVTHEENLASSYENNHNNEAEEEGPRLTTKELRDHFERTIEEAAPSKPMKIGRADINRSQWASNVSQKQVSTSEIHNLSSSNIQNFSSSEIHNVSSSEIWEDSATEAIEDTSAVAVDYENTEYFPPPPPEDLEYLPPPPPDLLQVPSESPDMPVECYYSPEPPESAYPSKRPLSRQEYFRQRNQYELKRLYKHIHPEVRKNIEMYSDAAEYENIRQGSQEEFTGETRYIYEDNGSSPNDCISPEEEYLEWDEILRGEVQSMRWMFENKPLDAIKDDASNEGDDQNMEQEMIVGSDVKSKAWMFETKPMDTLGSNNIASTKYRNRFNKLDKGDVRAAAWLFENQPMETLNKMHGDEELTKEIVFTQEDGSSTIYMLEYQYMETLGHTETIDDSHLLSLRSALEDIKGEVKTITSTFETQFICVLMGQSGQMLEITSIRKVETEKGDTRTSTWLFDTQALDMTNRLPAPVKLVCSLSMEDNYKGDVYRGRWLFETKTLDSINKDEWESPTLQKEEIIRADVRKHCLAFETQPMDSLKDDSNARPPTIEDVIGGNVRSARHFFETSPKAALKDINEVGRLKKVVAAEEEKGDVRHQKWMFENERLENIRDEKKETIRTVNFENLTEEEGTSYNADVRKNCMVFETQPMDTLKDDSNVRAFSKTEIVRGNVRSAKHYFETAPADNLKDLAEVGKLQKMVRLDEEKGDVRHQKWVFESQPLEHIKEEKKEVVRTINLEEIDKVDVSNYKQIFETTDLTRWDESQKILVEGVTCGSVKSNKHLFESTPMYAMQDSSGHYHEVKTVHREEVVKGNVTSCKWMFETRPIDQFDESITNYQIIKGISKEVESGDVKTAKWLFETQPLDAIKYFSNIEDEETTTKESVEIVKGDVKTGKWLFETKLMNVPYEKEELKSENESEEVHKGDVKTCTWLFETKALDTIRDETETVLQTCTVNQEDVQGKDVRMARFLFETEKLENITGEDESFKRVTDIDIQSGDVNRIKYIFENQSSDIMTSTSEEVMQMLKTTQSEDIQKGNVGNCKWLFENQSIDAIHDTQEEALETRTVMDVQGGNVDKGRFIFETYSLDKIQEVSSETETDITKLQKITREEEEKGDVRNYTMMFETQPLYAIQDKQGHYHEVTTVTSEEILKGDVIGSRWLFETKPLDSIRDTDEVYIIKSVTQEDVQKGDVTSAKWRFETQPLDKIAEDIKMSVKTVEDIQGGDVRMNKQRFESDELSQKSVRTVNVSEIQKGDVRTAKWMFETQTMDKIRSQSEENLIETVMKEEVLKGDVRQSVWLFEQNPLDHIKEVDEDNTVVVQEEIPKADVKTTTWLFETTPFHDFNENSVEKSEILGKSIKGTLEELYSQKIVNSKGILIEADEIGDIRMAKYQLMNTDSPEIQREEIISGDLNNIMMNLLNRRETIERGVVVELEEKGNISTTVHQLFNQERGINVEKEEILRGDIQEAVNNLLKEGGSAKRGILLQEDEKGDVQMTIYSLLNKQEDISVDKEDIIKGNIRNALQRLSNPENQEQMRIKVDETEKGNVNFYSTCIESGALDYLKQLQVEPDETPPEKIEKEEIIRGDIKGTKLILGSSRAQIERTVVEEDIVCGDVRKSVKVFMSEPTHSLDGLQKEQIVRGDLKAAMNSLSQSVNQTVVVEKEEVVRGNIHETRRHLECAHRRPKEVEKTEIVHGNIKGALKSLEKSATSKVEVVIEDLVPGDIKGTLKSLEQAKQTVRAIEKEEIVKGNIHTAKQCLRDASNDRRTCQQEIDVQGNVRGTIELLLEPPASPRMTRRPSFEGDVKMSIKSLYETHEVHETGEEQTQPEKEEVIKGDVKGTIKSLLESAQRAAPKIRVGARRVKVPVKSPLRSQHGSPLSRSQQGSPECSVATKTESETLKKKSQSIEAQRNIQKIKTANSAKTENSKENQSLSTQTATNASESQTTQQSKTVMQHTTITQNHGIKTLETKFRNLNSSRKGMIRLDKTKVKTNVHTPTRTLSESELSLPPPPPPCDDQSSLTPASSINRLDLDLPPPPTPPPPPPVDSEPDHFPPPPQDFLPPPPSQHELDSMPYQTPHPSPAKATKMTVKKVKGPALHQVSKLEPTSQIQKIQQATSEKHTTTANKSVLEISKTQNQSTVLSEIPKPPESPRPLKKVYVAPIRFTPPPSPPPFMRSTKFKTPLIQAEEKYRKQKVDSTPPATPSPIFMHESVTAALEMLSTEEAGMKQSKKSMAFGFTQDVAEKTVTNVKSDTLSSDLSKQAQISDTTSSKTLISAVYGKNLPESAVISATKQHIVSDQTSKVVSVQHQTTSISSTKQQTVTATKQQVTSASAKHSHSAVSSSQVQILSSDAKKVENTKADVQNFKVYSQGTKTDVQKDVKNKGSHKSEEKKNKDNSASQIPEKVSDQPTETVKGTQETNVKAAKSTSEDKNKNDNSVSQAPEKVANQPIKVEKLTPEINVKSGKKKKAKGTEKQVEVKETKQPDETKTENISQVKDVKVEVKEVTKLKVSSEQTHAQTDVKVKEDSQKAPAIKDNQPATQTSARKKKKKKSKAKDGAATTESTKSLSESSTQCQEMQTAHQEEQIQVHKEVIITESKVERKVHQSVQQQGTVKVEKQVKPSQKKKELTGSQQIQEKPKEEYRNVPVKVESGKMTNMSARKEPARPSTESTEDSQRREHAQELISHITELEGASGKIDSKSVKTLLNTIPQWLIGPEENLYLEGTAVEHNVQKLTEIVSYVKKLAKAKLMCLEGIHTNLEKHECEPTSKKIIVGGATQRIHKISIGSLKVESQKKVVESKATSHESKMQELSVKSMRSPSPLLRMRSPSPTFITIESTRRTDSPQRITPSPILAHRPATPPTPPPRKSETPTTRINRATPSPTFSRAENLARLKDTTAKLSRGVTPPPVLLPMQVTEKKSEIVESPASFHRQIKIEAQAEGTSEVSDATIVTQEAQKADVKVTDKESFHQTDKEVMEASEMSDSSMVTMSVRNKREFFEDAQKAEVNKTNVRKDPIDIPEHLGPDREEHKTTNQESKDDTQSTSEKVTENNAEIVGSAKSTDKELMEASKMSNSLAATTSVRDKREFFEEAHKAKVNKTYVRRDPIDIPERLGPDMEELKPENQENEKEDLPKVDLSGLVNKFETPEDKVYVRKPITMRERRESEMEYTETENTVIQEQEMPTFDIKAIKNVFEMVEQSPSFKGEKNKQEELESHLSENTRDSSKQDNTQETQRGFGQISPLPSQKEVQIMSADPTGFSEKSVTEHFSSLDEFGNKTIGSLSSTTVSQHSESTITHHAPFSYADVVKKRGGSEVTPSESPEEASTEELLRNFHKTWMESESVFKSLGYSVSEERTSHVVSHQTKTVVTDSNSPVGALHCVSEEGLADGSSNSGQKKIP from the exons AGGAGGAAGGTCCTAGACTTACAACCAAGGAATTGAGAGATCATTTTGAGAGAACCATCGAGGAAGCTGCCCCAAGCAAGCCAATGAAG ATTGGCCGAGCTGACATCAATAGGTCTCAGTGGGCCTCAAATGTATCACAAAAACAAGTCTCAACAAGTGAGATACACAATTTATCGTCAAGTAATATACAGAATTTCTCATCAAGTGAGATACATAATGTTTCATCAAGTGAGATATGGGAAGATTCTGCTACTGAAGCAATAGAGGACACATCTGCTGTTGCTGTTGACTACGAGAATACAGAATATTTCCCTCCGCCACCTCCAGAAGACTTAGAGTACCTCCCACCTCCACCCCCAGACTTACTGCAGgtcccatcagaaagtccagatATGCCAGTAGAGTGCTACTACTCACCTGAGCCTCCGGAATCAGCTTACCCCTCTAAACGTCCACTCAGTAGACAGGAATACTTCAGGCAGAGAAACCAGTATGAGTTGAAGCGCCTTTACAAGCATATCCATCCTGAGGTTCGTAAAaacatagagatgtatagtgatGCGGCTGAGTATGAGAACATCCGACAGGGGAGTCAGGAGGAGTTCACGGGGGAGACCAGGTATATATACGAGGATAACGGTAGCAGCCCCAACGACTGCATTAGCCCAGAAGAAGAGTACCTGGAATGGGATGAGATCCTCAGAGGGGAGGTGCAGTCAATGCGCTGGATGTTTGAGAACAAACCTCTGGATGCCATCAAAGACGACGCCTCAAATGAGGGTGACGACCAAAACATGGAACAGGAGATGATTGTTGGGAGTGATGTAAAAAGCAAAGCATGGATGTTTGAGACCAAGCCCATGGACACGTTGGGATCCAACAACATAGCTTCAACAAAATATAGAAACAGATTCAATAAGTTGGACAAAGGAGATGTCCGTGCTGCAGCCTGGTTGTTTGAAAACCAGCCTATGGAGACCCTGAACAAAATGCATGGTGATGAAGAGCTAACCAAAGAGATAGTATTTACCCAGGAAGATGGCAGCTCTACCATATACATGCTTGAATATCAGTACATGGAAACGTTAGGTCATACTGAGACCATTGATGACAGTCACCTCCTGAGTCTGAGGTCAGCGCTTGAGGATATAAAGGGAGAAGTGAAGACGATCACAAGCACATTTGAGACTCAGTTTATATGTGTCCTCATGGGACAGTCGGGCCAGATGTTGGAGATAACATCTATACGCAAAGTGGAGACTGAGAAGGGGGACACTAGAACATCAACCTGGCTTTTTGATACTCAAGCCCTGGACATGACTAATAGACTCCCTGCCCCAGTGAAACTTGTGTGTAGCCTGTCCATGGAAGACAACTACAAAGGAGATGTTTACAGGGGTAGATGGTTGTTTGAGACAAAGACCTTAGACTCCATTAACAAAGATGAATGGGAAAGCCCGACGCTGCAAAAGGAAGAGATAATCAGAGCTGATGTCCGAAAACATTGCTTAGCGTTTGAAACTCAGCCAATGGATTCTCTGAAAGATGATTCAAATGCGAGACCCCCGACTATCGAAGACGTTATTGGCGGTAATGTTAGATCTGCAAGACACTTCTTTGAGACTAGTCCCAAGGCAGCTTTGAAGGATATCAATGAGGTAGGGAGGCTCAAAAAGGTAGTGGCAGCTGAAGAAGAGAAGGGTGATGTAAGGCACCAAAAATGGATGTTTGAGAATGAACGACTAGAGAACATAAGAGATGAGAAGAAGGAGACTATTCGTACTGTGAACTTTGAAAATCTGACTGAAGAGGAAGGTACAAGCTACAATGCAGATGTCCGTAAGAATTGCATGGTATTTGAGACTCAGCCAATGGACACCTTGAAAGATGATTCAAATGTTAGAGCCTTTTCAAAGACGGAAATTGTCAGAGGCAATGTCAGATCAGCTAAACATTACTTTGAAACTGCTCCAGCTGACAATTTAAAAGACCTTGCTGAGGTTGGGAAACTACAAAAAATGGTGAGACTTGATGAAGAGAAGGGGGATGTGAGACACCAGAAGTGGGTTTTCGAAAGTCAACCCCTGGAGCACATTAAAGAGGAAAAGAAGGAAGTCGTCCGAACCATTAACCTGGAGGAAATCGATAAAGTGGATGTCTCAAACTACAAGCAAATATTTGAAACCACAGACTTAACCAGATGGGATGAATCTCAAAAGATACTCGTGGAGGGTGTAACATGTGGCTCTGTGAAATCTAACAAACATCTGTTTGAGTCTACACCAATGTACGCCATGCAAGACAGCTCTGGCCATTACCACGAAGTGAAAACAGTGCATCGAGAAGAGGTTGTCAAGGGAAACGTAACAAGCTGCAAATGGATGTTTGAAACACGCCCCATTGACCAGTTTGATGAAAGTATCACTAATTACCAAATTATTAAAGGAATATCCAAAGAAGTTGAGTCTGGTGATGTTAAAACTGCCAAGTGGCTGTTTGAAACACAGCCTCTTGATGCAATTAAATACTTCAGCAATATTGAAGATGAGGAAACTACAACCAAGGAAAGTGTTGAGATTGTAAAAGGTGATGTTAAAACCGGTAAGTGGTTATTCGAGACTAAACTAATGAATGTCCCATACGAGAAGGAGGAGTTGAAGAGTGAAAATGAGAGTGAGGAGGTACACAAAGGAGATGTAAAAACCTGCACGTGGTTGTTTGAGACAAAGGCACTGGACACTATCCGAGATGAAACCGAAACTGTTCTACAAACATGCACAGTAAATCAAGAAGATGTCCAGGGCAAAGATGTACGAATGGCTCGTTTTCTATTTGAGACAGAAAAACTCGAGAATATCACAGGGGAGGACGAAAGTTTTAAGAGGGTTACTGATATAGACATTCAGTCAGGAGATGTGAATAGAATTAAGTATATCTTTGAGAACCAGTCCTCTGATATCATGACCTCAACATCTGAGGAGGTTATGCAAATGCTCAAAACTACACAATCAGAGGACATCCAGAAAGGAAATGTGGGGAACTGCAAATGGCTCTTTGAGAACCAGTCGATAGATGCCATACATGATACCCAAGAAGAGGCTCTGGAGACCCGCACTGTGATGGATGTACAAGGAGGTAATGTGGACAAAGGCCGTTTCATTTTTGAGACCTACTCCTTGGACAAAATCCAGGAGGTGTCCTCGGAGACAGAGACGGATATCACAAAGTTGCAGAAAATCACccgtgaagaggaagagaaaggggatGTAAGGAACTACACCATGATGTTTGAAACTCAGCCTCTTTATGCCATTCAAGACAAACAGGGTCATTATCATGAGGTCACCACTGTCACAAGCGAGGAGATATTGAAGGGTGATGTGATCGGGTCCCGGTGGTTGTTTGAAACTAAGCCTCTTGATTCTATCAGGGATACAGATGAGGTCTATATAATCAAATCTGTCACACAGGAGGATGTTCAGAAAGGAGATGTTACTTCAGCCAAGTGGAGATTTGAAACACAACCTCTTGATAAGATTGCAGAGGACATAAAAATGTCAGTTAAAACCGTTGAAGATATTCAAGGAGGAGATGTTAGAATGAATAAACAGCGTTTTGAATCTGATGAGCTGTCACAGAAGTCTGTGCGAACAGTTAATGTGAGTGAAATCCAAAAAGGTGATGTCAGGACAGCCAAATGGATGTTTGAAACTCAAACAATGGATAAAATACGTAGCCAGAGCGAAGAGAATTTAATAGAAACCGTCATGAAAGAGGAGGTCCTAAAGGGAGATGTTAGACAATCAGTGTGGCTCTTTGAACAGAATCCCCTTGACCATATAAAGGAGGTAGATGAGGACAATACAGTAGTTGTTCAAGAGGAGATCCCCAAAGCCGAtgtaaagacaacaacatggctgTTTGAAACAACTCCATTCCATGACTTTAATGAGAACAGTGTTGAGAAGTCAGAAATCCTAGGTAAAAGTATCAAAGGAACCCTTGAGGAACTTTATAGCCAGAAAATTGTTAATTCAAAAGGAATACTCATTGAAGCAGATGAAATTGGGGACATTAGAATGGCAAAATACCAGCTAATGAATACAGATTCTCCAGAGATCCAAAGAGAGGAAATTATCAGCGGTGATCTGAACAACATTATGATGAATCTTTTGAACCGTCGGGAAACAATTGAGAGGGGAGTAGTGGTAGAGTTAGAGGAGAAGGGTAATATCAGTACAACAGTGCATCAATTGTTCAACCAAGAGAGGGGCATCAATGTGGAAAAGGAGGAAATATTAAGAGGTGACATCCAGGAAGCTGTAAACAATCTTCTCAAGGAGGGAGGATCTGCTAAACGTGGTATACTCCTTCAAGAGGATGAGAAGGGAGATGTGCAAATGACTATTTATTCTCTTCTAAATAAACAAGAGGACATCAGTGTTGACAAAGAGGATATAATCAAAGGCAATATAAGGAATGCTCTCCAAAGACTATCCAACCCAGAAAACCAAGAGCAGATGAGGATAAAGGTGGATGAGACAGAAAAGGGAAACGTAAACTTTTACTCCACATGCATTGAATCTGGGGCGCTTGACTATCTCAAACAACTCCAGGTAGAGCCAGATGAGACTCCACCTgaaaagatagagaaagaggagatcATTAGAGGAGATATAAAGGGGACAAAGCTCATTCTTGGCAGTAGTCGAGCACAAATTGAGCGTACGGTAGTTGAAGAGGACATAGTGTGTGGAGATGTTCGCAAATCCGTCAAGGTTTTCATGAGCgaacccacacactcactggatgGCCTACAAAAAGAGCAAATTGTGAGGGGTGATTTGAAAGCAGCTATGAACTCACTGTCTCAGTCTGTAAATCAGACAGTGGTtgtagagaaagaggaggtggtgAGAGGTAACATACACGAAACCAGAAGACACCTTGAGTGTGCCCATAGACGGCCCAAAGAGGTGGAAAAGACAGAGATTGTCCACGGCAACATCAAAGGAGCACTGAAGTCCCTAGAGAAATCGGCAACCTCCAAAGTTGAAGTTGTCATCGAAGATTTAGTTCCTGGAGACATCAAAGGTACCTTAAAATCCCTGGAGCAGGCAAAGCAAACAGTCAGGGCGATCGAGAAGGAAGAGATTGTAAAGGGTAACATTCATACAGCAAAGCAGTGTTTACGAGATGCTTCTAATGACAGAAGGACATGTCAACAGGAAATAGATGTTCAGGGAAATGTGAGAGGCACTATTGAGCTCTTATTGGAACCACCAGCTTCTCCAAGAATGACACGGAGGCCCAGCTTCGAGGGTGATGTGAAAATGTCCATTAAGTCACTCTACGAGACACATGAGGTACATGAGACGGGGGAGGAACAAACTCAAccagagaaagaggaggtgatAAAGGGTGATGTTAAAGGCACAATCAAATCCTTGCTGGAATCAGCTCAGCGTGCAGCTCCTAAAATCAGAGTGGGAGCTAGAAGGGTCAAAGTCCCTGTGAAATCTCCATTGCGCTCACAGCATGGAAGCCCTCTATCGCGTTCACAGCAAGGTAGCCCTGAATGTTCTGTTGCAACCAAAACTGAGAGTGAGACACTTAAAAAGAAGTCTCAAAGCATTGAAGCACAGAGAAACATACAAAAAATAAAGACAGCTAATTCGGCCAAAACTGAGAACTCAAAAGAGAATCAATCCCTCTCAACTCAAACCGCAACCAATGCATCTGAATCACAGACTACTCAACAATCAAAGACAGTAATGCAACACACGACCATCACTCAAAACCATGGCATTAAAACTTTGGAGACTAAGTTCCGTAACCTTAATTCAAGTCGAAAGGGTATGATCAGACTAGATAAAACCAAAGTGAAAACAAATGTTCATACCCCAACACGGACATTGTCTGAGTCGgaactttctctccctcccccacctccaccatgtgACGATCAATCATCCCTAACCCCAGCATCCTCTATCAATAGGCTGGACTTGGACCTTCCTCCTCCCCcaactcctcctcccccaccacctGTTGACTCTGAGCCTGATCATTTCCCTCCGCCACCACAGGATTTCCTTCCACCCCCTCCCTCACAGCATGAACTGGACTCTATGCCATACCAGACACCTCATCCATCACCAGCAAAAGCCACAAAAATGACGGTCAAAAAGGTGAAAGGTCCTGCATTGCATCAAGTCTCGAAACTTGAACCAACCAGTCAGATTCAGAAAATTCAACAGGCAACCTCGGAGAAACATACAACCACAGCCAACAAATCTGTGTTGGAAATTAGCAAAACTCAAAATCAATCAACTGTTTTGTCTGAAATCCCAAAACCCCCAGAATCACCACGACCATTAAAGAAAGTTTACGTCGCCCCTATAAGATTtactcctccaccttctcctcctcccttcatgaGATCCACTAAATTCAAAACTCCATTAATACAGGCAGAGGAAAAGTACAGAAAACAGAAAGTGGATAGTACACCACCTGCTACACCGAGTCCCATTTTCATGCATGAGTCAGTCACTGCTGCGCTTGAAATGCTTTCCACTGAGGAGGCAGGTATGAAGCAATCAAAAAAGAGCATGGCGTTTGGTTTCACTCAAGACGTGGCTGAAAAGACTGTGACTAATGTTAAGTCAGACACACTATCATCTGATTTATCCAAGCAGGCGCAAATCTCAGATACTACTTCAAGCAAGACTTTGATCTCTGCTGTATATGGGAAAAATCTCCCTGAATCTGCGGTTATTTCTGCAACTAAACAGCATATTGTCTCTGATCAGACATCCAAAGTCGTCTCAGTTCAGCACCAGACCACATCTATTTCCTCCACAAAGCAACAGACAGTTACTGCAACTAAACAACAGGTAACTTCAGCATCCGCCAAGCACTCACACTCTGCTGTAAGTAGCTCTCAAGTCCAGATCTTATCCAGTGATGCTAAAAAAGTTGAAAATACAAAAGCAGATGTTCAAAATTTTAAAGTTTACTCTCAAGGAACAAAAACAGACGTCCAGAAGgatgtaaaaaataaaggttCTCATAAATCTGAGGAGAAAAAGAACAAGGATAATTCTGCATCCCAAATTCCCGAGAAGGTTTCTGACCAGCCTACCGAAACAGTAAAGGGAACCCAAGAAACAAATGTCAAAGCAGCGAAATCAACCTCAGaagacaaaaataaaaatgacaaTTCTGTATCACAAGCACCTGAGAAGGTTGCTAATCAACCTATCAAAGTAGAAAAGTTAACCCCAGAAATTAATGTCAAATCAGGCAAAAAGAAGAAGGCCAAAGGGACAGAAAAGCAAGTAGAAGTAAAAGAAACAAAACAGCCAGATGAAACTAAGACAGAAAACATTTCACAGGTGAAGGATGTGAAGGTGGAAGTAAAGGAAGTCACAAAGTTGAAGGTTTCTAGTGAGCAAACACATGCCCAGACTGACGTCAAGGTCAAGGAGGACAGTCAGAAAGCTCCTGCTATTAAAGACAACCAACCAGCAACTCAAACTTCTgcaagaaagaagaagaagaagaagtcaaAAGCTAAAGATGGAGCTGCCACCACAGAATCAACTAAATCTCTTTCTGAAAGTTCCACTCAATGTCAGGAGATGCAAACAGCCCATCAAGAGGAGCAGATCCAGGTACATAAGGAAGTTATTATCACTGAAAGCAAAGTTGAAAGAAAAGTTCATCAAAGTGTCCAGCAACAGGGAACAGTTAAAGTAGAAAAGCAGGTCAAGCCATCGCAAAAGAAGAAAGAGTTGACAGGAAGCCAACAGATCCAAGAGAAACCAAAGGAAGAGTACAGAAATGTTCCAGTCAAAGTGGAAAGTGGAAAAATGACAAACATGTCAGCCCGAAAGGAACCTGCGAGGCCCTCAACAGAGAGCACTGAGGATTCTCAAAGACGAGAACATGCCCAGGAGTTAATCTCGCATATAACAGAGTTAGAGGGAGCTTCAGGAAAAATAGATTCTAAATCTGTGAAGACACTGCTCAATACTATTCCACAGTGGCTCATTGGTCCTGAGGAAAATCTTTATTTGGAGGGAACTGCAGTTGAGCATAATGTACAAAAGCTTACAGAAATTGTTTCGTATGTGAAAAAACTAGCAAAGGCAAAGTTGATGTGTTTAGAGGGGATCCACACTAATCTGGAGAAGCATGAGTGTGAACCTACTTCTAAAAAGATCATTGTTGGTGGTGCAACTCAAAGGATACATAAAATAAGTATTGGCTCTTTGAAAGTTGAAAGTCAAAAGAAAGTTGTGGAAAGCAAAGCAACATCACATGAAAGCAAAATGCAAGAGTTGAGTGTAAAATCCATGCGCTCACCCTCGCCACTACTAAGGATGCGCTCACCCTCACCAACCTTTATTACCATTGAATCTACCCGGAGAACTGACTCTCCTCAGAGAATAACCCCATCACCTATCCTAGCGCACAGACCAGCCACTCCCCCAACACCTCCCCCTCGCAAATCGGAAACTCCTACAACACGCATCAATAGGGCCACACCCTCTCCCACCTTCTCTAGGGCAGAGAACTTGGCGCGGCTAAAAGATACTACAGCCAAGCTTTCCCGTGGGGTGACGCCGCCTCCAGTTTTACTTCCTATGCAAGTCACAGAAAAGAAATCTGAGATTGTGGAATCCCCTGCATCATTCCATCGGCAGATCAAAATTGAGGCACAAGCTGAGGGAACTTCAGAAGTGTCAGACGCAACAATTGTCACTCAAGAGGCTCAAAAGGCTGATGTAAAGGTCACAGATAAAGAGTCATTCCATCAAACGGATAAAGAAGTCATGGAAGCTTCTGAAATGTCAGACTCGTCAATGGTGACTATGTCAGTGAGAAACAAGAGGGAGTTTTTTGAAGATGCTCAAAAAGCTGAGGTAAATAAGACCAATGTGCGAAAAGATCCCATCGACATCCCAGAGCACTTGGGCCCAGACAGGGAGGAGCACAAAACAACAAACCAAGAGAGTAAGGATGACACACAAAGCACATCTGAGAAGGTCACAGAGAACAATGCTGAAATAGTGGGATCTGCAAAGTCAACTGATAAAGAATTGATGGAAGCTTCAAAAATGTCAAACTCATTAGCAGCAACTACATCagtgagagacaagagagagtttTTTGAAGAGGCTCATAAAGCTAAAGTAAATAAGACGTATGTTCGAAGGGATCCCATTGACATCCCCGAGCGGTTGGGTCCAGACATGGAGGAGCTCAAACCAGAAAACCAAGAGAACGAGAAGGAGGACCTTCCAAAGGTGGACTTGTCAGGATTAGTCAACAAATTTGAAACACCGGAAGATAAAGTTTACGTCAGAAAGCCTATCACAATGAGAGAAAGACGTGAAAGTGAGATGGAATATACAGAGACTGAAAATACAGTTATTCAAGAACAAGAGATGCCAACGTTTGACATCAAGGCTATTAAAAATGTTTTTGAAATGGTTGAGCAAAGTCCCTCCTTCAAAGGGGAGAAAAATAAACAGGAGGAGCTGGAGTCACACCTGAGTGAAAACACTAGAGATAGTTCAAAGCAGGATAACACCCAGGAGACACAGAGGGGCTTCGGGCAGATCTCGCCCCTGCCTTCCCAGAAAGAAGTGCAAATCATGTCAGCAGACCCAACGGGCTTCTCTGAAAAGTCAGTCACAGAGCATTTCTCAAGCTTAGATGAATTCGGCAACAAGACAATTGGATCATTGAGCAGCACAACTGTTTCCCAGCACTCAGAGAGCACAATAACCCACCATGCCCCCTTCTCATATGCTGACGTggtaaaaaaaaggggggggtcTGAGGTGACGCCGTCTGAATCCCCGGAAGAGGCTTCCACTGAAGAGTTGCTGAGGAATTTCCACAAAACATGGATGGAGAGTGAGAGTGTTTTCAAGAGTCTCGGCTACAGTGTTTCGGAGGAGAGAACATCACATGTTGTGTCACATCAAACAAAGACCGTTGTTACTG